CGGCGAGCTCAGTTCAATTTGCcggttttgtttttccttttttgaggAGGAGGTGGACACTCCCACTCCGCGATGCAAATGGAATTAGAGGTGCCACCGTAGTATACCTGGCCTAGacctggccaaacctcgggccgggCCTATTTTTTggacccgagcccggcccgaacacgCAAAAGCCCGACGAGCCTCGGGCCGGGCCCCTTCAGAAAAACATAATTTTGACGGGCCTGGGCCCAGCCCGGCCCGACCAACGGGCTGAGTATCTAGACCCGAGCCCGGTCCGggagcagcgtcgggccgggctgcccatggccaggtctaACCTGGCCAAACCTAGGGTCGGGCCTAACAAGCCCGAGGCAAAAAACCTAGGCCCGGGCCCGGCTCGGCCATCGGGCCTGGTTTTTGGGCCGAAGCCTGCCCCGAACGCGTAAAAGCATGTCGGGCCTCGAGCCAGGCCCATTCAGAAAATCGCAAAAATGACGGGCCCGGGCCCTGCCATCGGTCTAAAAAACTAGGCCCGAGCCCAGCCCAGGAGTAACGTCGGGCTGGACCGGGTCGGGATttttcgggccgggctgcccatggctaCACCATAGCTACTCAAAGCTGCCAGTTCAGGTTGCTCGCGAGTGACCCGGCTTATAAAATGTTCATTTGAATTCAATTCTGCATCATCGGATTAAAAACATTTCCATCAAAATTTCAAATTTGTTCATCGAACTACAAAAAATGCTCATAAATTCGATTAAACTTCatcattttcaaaatttgtttattgaattcAATatttgttgatcatttttagaaatgatCTTGAATATAAATTTTGTTCATCAAGgtcaaaaaatgttcatccaaATCAAAAATTGTTCGTCAAATACAAAATATTGTCCATCATTATTAAAAATTCTCATATTTTTTCATCAAAATAGAAAATGATCATTAAAAAAAGTGTATTATTTTGAaataatgaatattgttgaattcaaAACAGTTTTTCAAAATTCAtaaatttttaaattttttataaTCCTGAATTATTTTtacataaaataaaacaaaaacagaaaagtaAGAACAAAAGCGAAAACGAAAAAAACTGAGAGTGTCCCGCCCCGCGCATGGGCCGACCCAACAGGGCGCGGGGGGCTGGAGGGTGCGCGCTTCCGTGGCTGGGGGCGCCCAGGTCGCCAAATACGGCCACCCGACCGGGACGGCCAGCTCAAGGCTAAACGGGAATGTCACGTTACGGCCCACCATCACACGTTTGGTAACTAGGCCGTGTCAGCCTGTTGTAAACGAGTCAGGCCTCGGGACGTTCAGCCCACATGGGCATGTCCTTTGGGCTGTTTtgggcgcgcgcacacacacatacttcctccgtctcaaaatacttgtcatcaaaatgaataaaaggggatgtatctagatgtattttaattctagatacatccctttttatccattttaatgacaagtattttcggacggatggATATTAGGCAAAACGTCAACGGTTGTAACCGTGCAGGGTCATGCCCGTGACAAGCCGAGCATGCGACTCACAACCAACTTGGTCAACTTTGGTACTACTCCGCAACAACATCgaaatttttggagaaaaaaaattGCTCGAGTGCACAACCTGtaagtgttgcttctaaaattctAACAACACCCTTCAATGGGCAGACATGAAACACCCAACCATCGTCATTATTCGTCTTTGTGAAACGTCATCGAAAAATCAATTGATGTTTTCAAATATGAAATAATGAATTCTCTTAGACATACCACAATACAAATCAGAAACCCAAAAGATGACTGTCACTGCATTGATGTGTCTTCATAATTGGATTCATATAGCAAGTTACATGATGACCATTTTTACAAGTTTGACATTGGTTTTATATGCAACCTCGATTGCtgattagctctaccatcagaagcTGGTGGTACCATGGCCGCAACAGATGTGACTATTGCTGCCAGTCTCGTACCTTAAGATTTTCCCTTCTATTTATAGTTCACACCCTTTTGTAATGAAGAAAACTTTACAACATCTCTAACTATAATATTTAACACTTTGTGATATTCATAAATCGCTTCCGTGCTCATATTCGACGAGACTTTGTTGGCATCGGGAACTCCTGTTATTCCTTCAAATTTTACTTTAAATTTCAGAATGAACTAATAAGCTGAATTAAGTTGACGCGGAGCCACATCTCATGTTCCAAATTGACATCCCGAAAAACCCTACCCTCAATCAATTCATTGTTCGACATGTTGGCCACTGTTCATGCCGAATGACCATTGGTTGTGATGTTAAAGAGTTAAAGTAGAGGGCGTGGACTTGTAAAGGGTCATGAGAATGCTTATCACATTACAGATGTGTGTTATTGTTTgatctcctgttgcaacgcacgctcatatttgctagtaataataaaacACATATGACTTTGACTTTAAACATGGCTTGTTGTTGGGAATAGACAAATATAGCTATATCCATATTAAATTCTATCAAGTTTTGATTCTCAATGTAGAGTCAACCAATGCATAAGAGAGTGAGTGAATCATGCATGTAGCGTTAATGTGTTATCTAGCACTTAAGTAGGTCTTCCTTGGTCGATGTGATTTGTAAGATGAACCCAGTAAACCGGAAGTAAGAGAGTATATCTAAAAAAGTAGTAATATAATATGTCAAAATATTCATCATCAAAATGAAAATACATTTGATGATAAGATAACTACGAAGTAGAAAAGTTCAATATAAATagatgatactccctctgtaaactaatataagagcatttagataactaaagtagtgatctaaacactcttatattaatttacggagggagtaacattttactTCTCTAATGAAAATGGTGGGACAAATAAGAAAAAAGAGGACATGCGGCACACACTCCAGTTCTGTCGCCATCAAGTTAGGCAGCGGATATAGCGACACCGGTGCATGAGGGCAAGAATGAAATAACATGTGATAAGGACCAACCAAGTAGAGGGCCAGATGTGTTCACTTAATCCTCGAGTTCATGGGCAACGTAAATCGTGTGATTATATGTACATTTTTCTTACATAATTTTTTTGTGTGATTATAAAAAACATATATGAATTAGTGAATTTTTTTGAGGAATGATTTAGTGAGAAGAAtatatgaaaaaataaaaaaatacttgtTAATGGGACGCACCCGATGGCCGACCAACTGAGTCCGCTGGAGGCGATGCGCGCAGAACGCAGGGACAAGGCACTCTGAAGCAAATCTGTCCTCTACTGTATCAAACTGGACTTTTGCAACAAAAGTTGCTTTTAGAAAAGTGATCATATATGGaaaacacaaatatttttaaaatgtcCATTTTTGAAAAACATGAATAATTCTTAAATTTTGTACATTTCTTGAAAACATGAATGATTATTTAAATTTACAAAATTTTCTTAGAATGCAAACATTATTtccaatttttatttttttctaaaacataaaaaaatccaatatatgaacattttttgaaaatgcgaaCACTTATATAGCGGCGGAGGATATGCGGGAAGGTAACCCTAAAATGCTTCCGAACCCGTAGATATAGCGGCGGATGGGAAGTATGCAGGCCGCTCGTATATTTCTTACGGGCCGGGATGGATATAGTGTTTCTGTTCGGGCCAAAAAAATGGCAGAAGCGCTATATGCGCCAGAATTATGGTTTTGTGatatctgctagagttgctcttagtacACCTTCACAATTGTACTAACTGAGCTCTCGGTGTGTCTGATCTTGATGGTGTTGGACGGTGTAGGATACCGTGACCAGGTTAGGACATGCAGTCCTGTGAGTTTTCATGGATTGCCCAGATTACTTCAGAAATAATTATGTCAGACTGGGGCTGATCGTGAATTGGCTAGGGTTTTGTCCATGGTTTGAGGCTGTGGGTTCAATCCAAAAATGAGAAACGGTTTGGATTAGGTTGAGTTGAAAAAACATAACGTTTGGTTTGGTCTGGATTCTAGCTAAATTTTCTTGATTGGCTTGGTTTGAATCCTGACCACCGTCGTAGTTTCCTATGGGCTAGACTGGCTTTGGTCGGACGTGAAACAGTTTTCTGGCTTAGACACAACCCTGCAACGATATAAAACGATGCAAACTTAGCTTAGCACAGGCACCGGAGTAGAAAGTGGCCGACAGATGGTAAACGTGTAGTGGTACTAGCTAGCGGGTTGTTGGTGGTCGTCCATATCGTGGCCAGCTCCAGCCTAAGCAGCCTTTGATCCGGCCATGTGTTGGTAAACGTGCTCTTGGTGTGAAAATGGGCGTCCTTTCCTCCATCAAAGACGCATGTGACACCCACATCTTTTATAACTTTAGTTGTGCTATATATAATTTGCTACAactttctttgggctttaacaattTGCCACCCTTTAGATTGTAAATTGATCCATTGCCATCTTTTACATTAAACTTTGCTATTTTGCCCTCTGTCAGGTGGATCCTGCAACAAATGTCCAAGATACCCCTTTCTTCCCTGGATTGACCACGAACTGGGAGGTCTCGATCTCTGGTCGTTCCCCTTCCTCTCGCCCGCAAGAACTCGCGAAGACGACAGCGACGGCGAGTTGCGGTCGGGGCTtctcgacggcggcggcgacttgcACTTGGTGGTCCTCCACGCCGGCGGCCGGATCCAGCCCAGGAAGGTGTTGCCCTCTCTCTCTCGCCCCCTCCCTCCCGTCCCCTAGGGTTACGCGACTCGGGCCCGGGCTTGGCCGCCGGCCGCCGAGTGCACTGCTCCCGTGGGGGCTGCTTGAGCCGCTGCTtgtgcgccgccgccgctgcttgtAAGATCTTGCCCGGCGAGGAGCAGCAAGGGCCGGCGAGGAGCAGCAGGAAGGTGCAGGAGAGAGTGCAGCACGAGTTCATCCctcccatgtactccctccgttctgaattacttgtcgtaggtatgaatgtatttagatgtattttagttcgaaatacatccatttctgcgacgagtaatttggaacggagggagtattatgtttGGGTCAAACAATGTACAAGGGCATACTAGTCCTCTATTTTCTTTACTTATATTGTCTATTATTTTCAAAGTTTGTTTTTGTGTTGAAAAGTGGCAAAAGATCAAAGTCCAAACAAAAGAGTGTCATCAGATCAATTACAAAGTAAAGGGTGGCAAATTACCAAAGTCCAAAGAAAGTGGTGGCAAATAATCAAATCCCCCCGTCTAATCTTAAGCCGTCTCTCATACTGCTTAGCCTTACTCCAGCCGGCAGACCCAGCGTCTCCAATCACCACACCGGCCATACTTGACGGCGAACCAGCATCCTGTTACCGAGGAAGACTCTTTCCCTGCTGCCGCTCACCTCCTGTCAGCAAGGAGCGCACGCCGGCGACCACAGTGAAGCGCAGCAGTGCTGAGGGCAGAGCTTCGGAGATACACACCGGGAAACTGGTTAGTTGTCGCTTGGGATTTCTTTTTGGTTTAAAAATCAACGAATTATGGTGCGGATCCTCACAGATCCGTGAATCGGGTATGAACCCAGATCTAGATCGGATTCGAAGCCCATTCCACTGTATCCGGTACTAGCAACGGAGATGATGCATGGCTATGTACTAGAGTAATTGCGAATGTTAATTAAGCATAATCTCTTGTCTTATACGCTGCTAGATTATCTCTTTGTCAGGAAGAAGAGGATCATCGGTGTCTAGGATAAGCCTGGGTGGGAGAAAACAGCAGCTTAAAGTCAGCATGGACTTTAAGCTCCAGTTGCTTGAAGCTATTACAAACAAATTTTCAGAGGATCAGAGAGTTGGCAGCGGCGTGTATGGAGATGTTTATAGGGTATGACTAGTTCTCAAATACCACCGCTGGCTACAAGCGCGGTCGTGTATGCTAACAAGTTACAAGTGATTTTTACAGGCGGTGCTTAATGGGGAAGACATTGCTGTGAAGAAACTCCATTACTTACGAGGATTTGATGATGGGCAATTTCACAGTGAATTCTGTCACCTTATCAAGGTCTCTCACAAAAATGTTGTACGCTTAATTGGCTACTGCCACGAATCTCGGAAGGAATACAGGGATCACAATGGGGAAACTGTTTTTGCCAATAAAATGGAGAGACTTCTCTGCTTTGAATATATACATGGCGGGAGCGTCGATAAACATATTGCAGGTATGTACATACAAAACAAACGATTCAGCAGTTTCATATGTCTAACTGATACGCCCTTTCTTTCCTTCCAATTGCAGATGAATCTTGTGGTCTTGATTGGCCCACATGTTACAAAATCATTAAAGGGACATGTGAGGGGTTAAATCATCTTCACAACTCGTGCAATAAGCCTATTTTCCATCTGGATTTGAAAACTTCTAACATATTGCTGGATAATAGCATGAAGCCAAAAATTTCAGATATTGGTTTATCCAAACTTATTAATACGACAGAAACACGTAAAAAAAGAGATATTCAGAGGAACACAGTAAGTCGATTATGTTAGAAGTCCACAATTTATGCTGATATATTGCTTTAATACATTTTTTGAATTACACTAATTGCATCTGTTATGCTGATGACATCATGCAGAGGGTACATGCCACCGGAATACGTAGACATGGGCTTAATATCTAAGAAGTTTGACGTGTTCAGTTTGGGTATCATAATTATAAAAATGATGGCTGGAAATATGGGTTACTCTCATTATTTGAAAATGTCACCCAAAGAGTTCATTGAGCTTGTAAGAAAGAACTCATTATCACCCTAGCATGAACATTTATAGGTCTTTTTCACATTTTATGTGTTCATTTATTTTTGCATGCAGTTTATATGCTATCTTTCTATGGGAGTTTATGTTCTGATTTCACATGTAGGTAAGTGAAAACTGGATGAAGAGGTTGCATGCAATGCCGAGGTACTATTCATCGCACGAAATAGACATCCTAAGAGTGATTACATGTGTTGAGATTGCATTAAGATGTGTGGACAGGGACCGGAATAAAAGACCCTCCATAAAAGATATTGTCCATGAACTGGAAGAACTAGAAGCTGAGATTGACAGAATAATGTTACTACCACCTGATCATAGGCAGACCCTCTTGTTTAACCAAGGCCCTGGCCCGGAGTTTCCAAAAATTAACAGCCTATGTATGGCCTGTAACTTGGCCCAATACAAAATTATCCTGGATTTTAAACTCTGTTTAATTGAAGCTATTACAAACGGTTTTTCAGATGATCAGAAAATTTGGAGTGATGGGTATGGAGATGTTTACTGGGTATGTGTGACTAACTATAATATTTCCTACCTCTAGTTGGCAAATTAATAATACCGCCGTAGGCTACAAGCCTACAATCTAGCCCATTGTGCTAATAAGTGGTTTAACAGGCATTGCATAATGGGGAAGAGATTGTTGTGAAGAGGCTTCATTCGTTGCAAGGACTTGATGACAATGGATTTTTGGATGAAATGTATAACCTTACCAAGGTTCATCACAAAAATATTGGACGATTAATTGGCTACTGCTACGAACCCTGCCTTCTAAACATTGAGCACAATGAAGAACTTGTTTCATCAAGGAAAATTGAGCGAGTTCTCTGCTTTGAATATATGCGGGGGGAAAGCCTTGACAAACATATTGCAGGTAAAATATTATGATCAACAATTGGCTCTATATGTGCTAGTTCGCATGCCAAAGATAAATGATTCCCAGGCATAGGCCACTTATCCTTTTCTTTCCCCTAATTTGCAGATGAACCTTGTGGACTTGATTGGCCCATACTTTACAAAATTATTAAAGGGACTTGTGAGGGCTTAAATCACCTTCTTAGTGCACAGGAAAAACCTATTCTCCATCTAGACTTAACACCTGGTAATATATTTCTGGTTAAGGGCAAGACGCCTAAAATTGTAGGTTTTGGTTTGTGGAGACTTATTGACTCAACCAAAATGCATCAAACAAAGATTTTCAAAGTAACACAGTAAGTTGATGGATCATGTTATGAGAAATTTGTTTTTAGAAAACTTTTAAACAAAGTTTTTGTATTGCACTAAGCCACTAAGTGTATATATCTGTGATGCTTATGATATCTGCAGCGGGTACATGCCACCGGAATATGTAGACATTGGCTTTATATCAAACAAGTACGACGTGTTCAGTTTGGGCGTTATAATTATAAAAATGATGGCTGGAAATATGGGCTATTCTCGTTGTTTCAAAATGTCTCCCAAAGAGTTCATTGAGCTTGTAAGGAAAAACTCATTATCTACCATGAGCACCACAATTTttttgtgcttattagtttttagcGCAGTCCTTTCGCTATCTTCTAGGGGACTTTATGTTCCGATTTCTCATGCAGGTAAGTGAAAGCTGGACTAAAAGGTTGCATGCAAAGCCAGGGTATTCACCATACGAAATAGACATCCTACGACTGAGTACATGTGTTGAGGTTGCACTAAGATGTCTGGACGCCGACCGAGAAAAAAGGCCCTGTGTAGAAGATATTGTCCATGAACTGGGGGAACTAGAATCTAGGATTAAGACAATAATGTTACTACCTCATGATCATAGGAAGAAGCTCTTGACTAACCTGGGCCTTGGCCAGTACTCTGCAAAAAGTACCAGGATATATATGTCCCATAAGTTGGCCCATGATGGAGCAGTCGCCGCATATAAATCTGATTGGTCCAGGCTTGATTCTCAGTCAGACCCCACTGGTACTGCTCATGGTCAGTCGAAAGACCTAAGTCTCCAGGTATATACATCTATGGAGACTGGTGCAGATTATAATTACTATATATCTTACTTTGTACTGATTTATTCCAGTCTTAATTGTTTACTTAGTGTGCTATTACTAGTTATGGAAATCGCAGTGAACGACCCTACATGCTGTTGGTGGCCTAGAGGCCGGCATAGCCCTGTGATTCGCACAAATGTACCATCAATTTGGCAGAACACATTGAATCTTGTAGTTGTTTGCTTATATGCCTCACAACAGAACATAAGTTTGGCTTATTTTCCATTACAGTTAACGTCCCGTTAAATTGAAATAAAATTGGGTAAGAAATGTCTCTTTCTGTATTTTTTCCTCGGGTATGAGCATATGGAGCGTGCTTGTACATAACTTTTCTTACGTTTAACGCATTACAGTTTTATGCAAGCAGAGTAGGTATGTTTTCAGAGAAGCACAAGTCATATATTCTTTGTTGGATAGAAATATTAAAGTTAACTCAGAAGTGCTAATAAAAACGTTATAACAGCAACCCCTCAATAACCAATGAGCTCTTTATGCAGGCGGAGTCTACTCCATACCATGTGACCTTACAACATTTGAGAGACATCACTGACAACTTCTGTGATAAGCGAATACTTGGTAGAGGTGGTTTTTATGTGGTATATAAGGTAATATTAAAGCATATATGTTTTAATTTTCAAAAAATAAAGAATATCACAAGTTCTCGAAAAACATAAACCATATACATATTACTTTAAACAGGGAGTGCTACCAAGTGGGAAAATGGTTGCGGTGAAGAAACTTAGGCAGCCAACAGCGAGCTCACAGGCGGAATTTGAGGAGGAGGTTAATATCCTTGTGAAGCTAAATCACCCAAATATTGTTAAGCTAGTAGGATACTGCTATGAAACACAACATCTACTCATGTCTCACGAAGGAAAATCAGTCTTTGCCGAGGAAACTCAAACTTTGTTTTGTTTGGAATGTCTACCCAACGGAAGTCTTGATAAGTATATTTCAGGTATGATATTCTACTGTGGAACAACAATTGTTTCTCTACTTCTCATCTTTCCTTGAGATTGCAGTTGTCATATTTTAACCGTTTTCGTTAAAACTGTGTCCACATGAAAGAAAAAGGAGTATATACAATAAAGTTTCGAAGTCCTTGTATCTAGAGAGAATAGCAAAGACAAGAATTATGGACTCCTTTTGTTTATAAACGCAGAGGCATCTACTGGACTTGATTGGCACATGCGCTGCAAAATAATTGAGGGGGTTTCCTATGGTCTACAGTACCTTCATGGGCAATCTAAAGATCCCATTCTTCACTTGGACCTAAAACCTGCGAACATATTGCTCAATAAAATGATGCTGCCGAAAATTACAGACTTTGGTCTGTCAAGGCTGTTTGATCAAAGCCGAACTATTCAGACTGTAAATACAAGTGGAACACTGTAAGTGAATCACCTCTTGATAATCCATTGCCTTTTAGTGGAATGTGTTCCCCTTATCCTTCACTTCACATTTCAAATTCACCCAATAATGTTACAATGCAGAGGTTACATGCCGCCAGAATACCTGCGAGGTATAATCACACCTATGTCAGACATATTCAGTTTGGGTGTAATAATCTTGGAGGTAATAACAGGGCACAGGGACTACCCATATGATATTAGAGCATCTTCCAAGGACTTCATCGAGCTCGTAAGAAAAATCAGTTGAACTTTGaagatggagtcccgttttgcactaTCTCACATTTTACCATTGTACATTTCACAGGAGCTTAAAAAATGGAGAAATAGGCTGCAAAAAGAACCACGGTCTAGATCGCTAGAAATAGATTGCGAACAAATAAAAAGATGCATTCAGATAGGTTTAATCTGCGTGAATCCTGAGCGGACCAAAAGACCTACAATGAAGAAAATTATTGATATGCTTGAAGGCTTGGAAAGTATGGATTGG
This portion of the Triticum dicoccoides isolate Atlit2015 ecotype Zavitan chromosome 7A, WEW_v2.0, whole genome shotgun sequence genome encodes:
- the LOC119328581 gene encoding uncharacterized protein LOC119328581 isoform X4, with protein sequence MPPEYVDMGLISKKFDVFSLGIIIIKMMAGNMGYSHYLKMSPKEFIELVSENWMKRLHAMPRYYSSHEIDILRVITCVEIALRCVDRDRNKRPSIKDIVHELEELEAEIDRIMLLPPDHRQTLLFNQGPGPEFPKINSLCMACNLAQYKIILDFKLCLIEAITNGFSDDQKIWSDGYGDVYWALHNGEEIVVKRLHSLQGLDDNGFLDEMYNLTKVHHKNIGRLIGYCYEPCLLNIEHNEELVSSRKIERVLCFEYMRGESLDKHIADEPCGLDWPILYKIIKGTCEGLNHLLSAQEKPILHLDLTPGNIFLVKGKTPKIVGFGLWRLIDSTKMHQTKIFKVTHGYMPPEYVDIGFISNKYDVFSLGVIIIKMMAGNMGYSRCFKMSPKEFIELVSESWTKRLHAKPGYSPYEIDILRLSTCVEVALRCLDADREKRPCVEDIVHELGELESRIKTIMLLPHDHRKKLLTNLGLGQYSAKSTRIYMSHKLAHDGAVAAYKSDWSRLDSQSDPTGTAHGQSKDLSLQAESTPYHVTLQHLRDITDNFCDKRILGRGGFYVVYKGVLPSGKMVAVKKLRQPTASSQAEFEEEVNILVKLNHPNIVKLVGYCYETQHLLMSHEGKSVFAEETQTLFCLECLPNGSLDKYISEASTGLDWHMRCKIIEGVSYGLQYLHGQSKDPILHLDLKPANILLNKMMLPKITDFGLSRLFDQSRTIQTVNTSGTLGYMPPEYLRGIITPMSDIFSLGVIILEVITGHRDYPYDIRASSKDFIELLSSDDIQPEL
- the LOC119328581 gene encoding uncharacterized protein LOC119328581 isoform X2: MPPEYVDMGLISKKFDVFSLGIIIIKMMAGNMGYSHYLKMSPKEFIELVSENWMKRLHAMPRYYSSHEIDILRVITCVEIALRCVDRDRNKRPSIKDIVHELEELEAEIDRIMLLPPDHRQTLLFNQGPGPEFPKINSLYDQKIWSDGYGDVYWALHNGEEIVVKRLHSLQGLDDNGFLDEMYNLTKVHHKNIGRLIGYCYEPCLLNIEHNEELVSSRKIERVLCFEYMRGESLDKHIADEPCGLDWPILYKIIKGTCEGLNHLLSAQEKPILHLDLTPGNIFLVKGKTPKIVGFGLWRLIDSTKMHQTKIFKVTHGYMPPEYVDIGFISNKYDVFSLGVIIIKMMAGNMGYSRCFKMSPKEFIELVSESWTKRLHAKPGYSPYEIDILRLSTCVEVALRCLDADREKRPCVEDIVHELGELESRIKTIMLLPHDHRKKLLTNLGLGQYSAKSTRIYMSHKLAHDGAVAAYKSDWSRLDSQSDPTGTAHGQSKDLSLQAESTPYHVTLQHLRDITDNFCDKRILGRGGFYVVYKGVLPSGKMVAVKKLRQPTASSQAEFEEEVNILVKLNHPNIVKLVGYCYETQHLLMSHEGKSVFAEETQTLFCLECLPNGSLDKYISEASTGLDWHMRCKIIEGVSYGLQYLHGQSKDPILHLDLKPANILLNKMMLPKITDFGLSRLFDQSRTIQTVNTSGTLGYMPPEYLRGIITPMSDIFSLGVIILEVITGHRDYPYDIRASSKDFIELELKKWRNRLQKEPRSRSLEIDCEQIKRCIQIGLICVNPERTKRPTMKKIIDMLEGLESMDWYIKNQLSSDDIQPEL
- the LOC119328581 gene encoding uncharacterized protein LOC119328581 isoform X3 — encoded protein: MKRLHAMPRYYSSHEIDILRVITCVEIALRCVDRDRNKRPSIKDIVHELEELEAEIDRIMLLPPDHRQTLLFNQGPGPEFPKINSLCMACNLAQYKIILDFKLCLIEAITNGFSDDQKIWSDGYGDVYWALHNGEEIVVKRLHSLQGLDDNGFLDEMYNLTKVHHKNIGRLIGYCYEPCLLNIEHNEELVSSRKIERVLCFEYMRGESLDKHIADEPCGLDWPILYKIIKGTCEGLNHLLSAQEKPILHLDLTPGNIFLVKGKTPKIVGFGLWRLIDSTKMHQTKIFKVTHGYMPPEYVDIGFISNKYDVFSLGVIIIKMMAGNMGYSRCFKMSPKEFIELVSESWTKRLHAKPGYSPYEIDILRLSTCVEVALRCLDADREKRPCVEDIVHELGELESRIKTIMLLPHDHRKKLLTNLGLGQYSAKSTRIYMSHKLAHDGAVAAYKSDWSRLDSQSDPTGTAHGQSKDLSLQAESTPYHVTLQHLRDITDNFCDKRILGRGGFYVVYKGVLPSGKMVAVKKLRQPTASSQAEFEEEVNILVKLNHPNIVKLVGYCYETQHLLMSHEGKSVFAEETQTLFCLECLPNGSLDKYISEASTGLDWHMRCKIIEGVSYGLQYLHGQSKDPILHLDLKPANILLNKMMLPKITDFGLSRLFDQSRTIQTVNTSGTLGYMPPEYLRGIITPMSDIFSLGVIILEVITGHRDYPYDIRASSKDFIELELKKWRNRLQKEPRSRSLEIDCEQIKRCIQIGLICVNPERTKRPTMKKIIDMLEGLESMDWYIKNQLSSDDIQPEL
- the LOC119328581 gene encoding receptor-like cytoplasmic kinase 185 isoform X5, coding for MQCRDDQKIWSDGYGDVYWALHNGEEIVVKRLHSLQGLDDNGFLDEMYNLTKVHHKNIGRLIGYCYEPCLLNIEHNEELVSSRKIERVLCFEYMRGESLDKHIADEPCGLDWPILYKIIKGTCEGLNHLLSAQEKPILHLDLTPGNIFLVKGKTPKIVGFGLWRLIDSTKMHQTKIFKVTHGYMPPEYVDIGFISNKYDVFSLGVIIIKMMAGNMGYSRCFKMSPKEFIELVSESWTKRLHAKPGYSPYEIDILRLSTCVEVALRCLDADREKRPCVEDIVHELGELESRIKTIMLLPHDHRKKLLTNLGLGQYSAKSTRIYMSHKLAHDGAVAAYKSDWSRLDSQSDPTGTAHGQSKDLSLQAESTPYHVTLQHLRDITDNFCDKRILGRGGFYVVYKGVLPSGKMVAVKKLRQPTASSQAEFEEEVNILVKLNHPNIVKLVGYCYETQHLLMSHEGKSVFAEETQTLFCLECLPNGSLDKYISEASTGLDWHMRCKIIEGVSYGLQYLHGQSKDPILHLDLKPANILLNKMMLPKITDFGLSRLFDQSRTIQTVNTSGTLGYMPPEYLRGIITPMSDIFSLGVIILEVITGHRDYPYDIRASSKDFIELELKKWRNRLQKEPRSRSLEIDCEQIKRCIQIGLICVNPERTKRPTMKKIIDMLEGLESMDWYIKNQLSSDDIQPEL
- the LOC119328581 gene encoding uncharacterized protein LOC119328581 isoform X1, coding for MPPEYVDMGLISKKFDVFSLGIIIIKMMAGNMGYSHYLKMSPKEFIELVSENWMKRLHAMPRYYSSHEIDILRVITCVEIALRCVDRDRNKRPSIKDIVHELEELEAEIDRIMLLPPDHRQTLLFNQGPGPEFPKINSLCMACNLAQYKIILDFKLCLIEAITNGFSDDQKIWSDGYGDVYWALHNGEEIVVKRLHSLQGLDDNGFLDEMYNLTKVHHKNIGRLIGYCYEPCLLNIEHNEELVSSRKIERVLCFEYMRGESLDKHIADEPCGLDWPILYKIIKGTCEGLNHLLSAQEKPILHLDLTPGNIFLVKGKTPKIVGFGLWRLIDSTKMHQTKIFKVTHGYMPPEYVDIGFISNKYDVFSLGVIIIKMMAGNMGYSRCFKMSPKEFIELVSESWTKRLHAKPGYSPYEIDILRLSTCVEVALRCLDADREKRPCVEDIVHELGELESRIKTIMLLPHDHRKKLLTNLGLGQYSAKSTRIYMSHKLAHDGAVAAYKSDWSRLDSQSDPTGTAHGQSKDLSLQAESTPYHVTLQHLRDITDNFCDKRILGRGGFYVVYKGVLPSGKMVAVKKLRQPTASSQAEFEEEVNILVKLNHPNIVKLVGYCYETQHLLMSHEGKSVFAEETQTLFCLECLPNGSLDKYISEASTGLDWHMRCKIIEGVSYGLQYLHGQSKDPILHLDLKPANILLNKMMLPKITDFGLSRLFDQSRTIQTVNTSGTLGYMPPEYLRGIITPMSDIFSLGVIILEVITGHRDYPYDIRASSKDFIELELKKWRNRLQKEPRSRSLEIDCEQIKRCIQIGLICVNPERTKRPTMKKIIDMLEGLESMDWYIKNQLSSDDIQPEL